The Neomonachus schauinslandi chromosome 14, ASM220157v2, whole genome shotgun sequence genomic interval TCTGTCTTGGCTTTGCCAGGTGTGGGGGCCTCCTTGCTGGGCTCTTCTTTGGCTTGGGCCTCTGCTTTGGGTTTCTCCTCAGGCTTCTTGGCCTCCTTGACATCTTTTTTCTCAGGTGCTGCCGGTGTCTCTTCCTTCTTTGGTTTTTCTGGCTCCTTCTCTGCTGCTTTGCTGCGTTCTTTGGCCTTGGCATCATCTTGCTCCTTCTTGGCCACCTCAGCCTTCTCTTTGGGTTTGGCCTCTTCCTTCACCTTGGCAGGAGCCTCCTTCTCTGGGGTCACTGCTTTTTTCTTATCTTCAGCCTCTTTCTTGGCTTCAACTTTGGATTCTTTGGGTTTCTCCACAGCAGGTTCCTTCTTTTCCTGGGCCTCAGGTTTTGGAGCCTCCTTTGGCAACTCATCTTTCTTGCTGTCCTTCTTCTCCTCAGTTTTTGGTGTGGCTGGagctttctcttcctctaccttCTTTGGGGGCTCTTTGACTTTCACTTCCTGggatttctcttcctcctttatgGGAGACTTTGCCTCTTCCTTCTTTGTGACCTCTTTCTCAGGAGCCTTGGTCTCTTCTTTCACAGGAGATTTGACCTTCTCTGGAGACTTGACCTCCTCCTTGACAGGGCTTTTTGCCTTTTCGGGAGATTTGATGTCTGCAGGGGACCTTACTTCCTCCCTTGCTGGAGTCTTGGCTTCTGGAGACTTCACATCAAGAGTCTTAGCCTTCTCAGGAGACTTAGCCTCTTCCTTCACTGGGGATTTGGCCTTCTCAGGGGACTTGGCCTTCTCTGGGGACTTGGCCTCCTCCTTCACTGGGGANNNNNNNNNNTGGGGACTTGGCCTTCTCTGGGGACTTGGCTTCTTCCTTCACTGGGGACTTGGCCTTCTCAGGGGACTTGGCCTCTTCCTTCACTGGAGACTTGGCCTTCTCGGGGGACTTGACCTCTTCCTTCACTGGAGACTTGGCCTTTTCGGGGGATTTGGCCTCCACTGGGGACTTTGCTTCTTCCTTAGCTGGGGACTTGGCTTTCTCTGGGGACTTCACCTCAGTCGGAGATTTTGCTTCTTCTTTCACGGGGGATTTAGCTTTCTCAGGGGACTTCACCTCAGCTGGAGATTTGGCCTCTTCCTTCACTGGGGACTTGGCCTCAGTTGGTGATTTTGCTTCTTCTTTCATGGGGGACTTAGCCTTTTCTGGGGACTTGGCCTCTTCCTTTACTGGGGACTTGGCCTCAGCTGGGGACTTAGCTTCTTCCTTCACTGGGGACTTAGCTCCAACTGGTGACTTGGCCTCTTCCTTCTCTGGAGATGCAGCCTCTTCTGCTGGGGGagacttcatttcttcttctcccccttctgcttcctcctccttgcctttctcctctttggcctctttctcttcttcttcagtCACTTCTTCAGTCACTTGGATCTCTTCTGTCTGTTCCTCCAAAATCACGGTTTCCTTCTCTGACTTTTCTACCACCTTGATCTTCTCTTCGCTTTTGACCTTTATGTGTGTGGATATAGAAGGGATTTTGGGAAGTCCTTCTGGAAGGGAGAAAGGACTGGGGCCAAAGCCAATCCGACATTCTTCGCCCTCCAGGAGTTTTCTGCCGAATGGATAATGGAACACATTACTATTATTAACTCAGAGCAGACTGAGGAGTTGGGGGTCTTCCTGAGTTACTCTGAAGATCCACAGAATCCAATAATACGGACTTTGGTGGAGGAAGGAATGTGAATGGTGGGCACTTTGAGCCTGGAAAAAGTCACTTAGCAAATCATCCCAGGGACCACCCAGAATCTGTACCCCAATGGCGTTGCTCTTGTTTTATGCAGCTAAGGCTGCAAGTTATAAAacaactcccccaccccaaaatggCCCTCGAGAGAGAACACCTCTATTAGCAAAAATTACATTAACTGTCCCTCAACTAAAATGTTCAAGTGGAGGGTGGGAGTCTGAGCAAACAACTCCACATTTATAAATTTGGGATTAAGAGGTCTTAAACTATTCCCATTGGAATTTCAAGGGTCTCTGGTCACTTTATATTCTCATCCTTTGAGTTTTAGGAATAGGGTGGGGGCAGCAGTGTCTACTCTTTCCTACTCAGTAGGTATGTGACCTCAGCCAAGCCACTCAAACTCTTCAAGTCTGTTCCTTCAGTGGGAAAAAGAGGGTCATAAGAGTCCCTACCTCAGAGGGTTGTTTCAGTGAGATAATGAATAAAAAGGACCTGGCAGTGCCCGACTCACAGGTTTAGGGGTTACCCCTAGAGACCAGTGCTTTGCAAATTTAACAGCATGCAAATCCCCCAGGgatctggttaaaatgcagattctgattcagtagatctggggtggggcctgagaatctgcccTTCCAACATGCTTGTGAAGATGCCAATTGTGCGGTTCACGGACCACACTCTGAGCAGCAAGATTATAGACTAGACCCAAGAGGTGGGACATGAAGAGTCACCTGCCAGCAACTGGGACAGATCTTCACTGGGTCAGCCTGCTTCTCAGCAAGAAATTGCTAAGCTGGGAGGTCTCATGGGCTTCTCATGGCAACCATTTACTGCGGGCTTTCTCTATGGCCGCCCGGCAGTACCTGGATGTGCTCCGGAACTGGATTAGTTCCTCCTTCCCCACAACCCTGTGATAGGAGTACTGTTATCATCTCCACTTTATTTcctcaggaaacaaaagctcagggaGCCAAAAAACCCTAAGAGAGTTGTCAAGGTCCCTGACAACTCAAGtacctcctttccctccctccagcaGGCCTCTAGCTGGCTGGATTTGGAGGGGTGAGGAACGTTAATCCTCCGAGTCACTGGCAGAATGAAAAGAAGGCACTCTCAAGACTTTCGAGAAattcagaaagtagaatgatgttGCCAGggccagaggaaaggaggaaaggagagtggGGAGTAATTCTTTAGTGAGCACAGGGTTTCAGTTcggaaagatgaaaaaagttctagagatagatggtggtgatggttgcacaacaacgtAAATGTACTCACTGCCACTGAAcggtatacttaaaaatggttaaatagcaaattttatatcatacattttaccacaataaaaaaaaattcttttttgtctctgagacaGGCAGGTCACCTTGCTGGGAACTTGAAACTCAGTGCTAAGCTTCTCATAAGAATGCAAGGGCTCCCCACCATCCCAAAAGCCCCTCCGGCCCACCTCACCTGTAAGCGGCAATCTCAATATCCAGAGCCATCTTGACATTGAGCAGGTCCTGGTACTCTCGGAGCTGGGCTGCCATCTCCCACTTGGTGTTCCTGAGCTCGGCGTCTAGCTGCTGGATGGCCTCCTGGGGAGGAGAGGTCACACACACGTCACACACCAGCCAGCGCCTGGCCCTTAGCGCTGGAGAAGCTAGGGCACACCATGGAAACCCAAAGTCCCATCTAGCCAGGCTCACTGGGGCCAACACCCACACTGCCAAAGCTGTGGGAGCCTCATTTGTGGCCATGGAAACCACCTGGAGCAAAAATCCTGCTGTGTGTGCATTCGATCTCAGCCTGGGGAATGGTTTAGAATAAAACACACCAGCCACCAACAATGGCTATCACTGGTCAGTGGGATGATGGGTGAAGTTTCACAGATCTCTTAAGCTTAGAAAACGCTCCACGGGAACAGAGCCCTGTCTGCTTTGGCTCCTGATGCTCCCAAGTGCCTGCCGCACAGTAAGGGCTGAAGAAGCACCTGCAGCTGAGGACTGAAGTCGTACACAGAAGCCCACTAAATAGCAGTGGAAGCTTCTTCCCTGTCCCCAGGCTCACTGAGCCGCTGCTGAAAGCGAACCATTATGGCTGATTTTTATTGCCTCCTTTTTGCTTTCTCCATTTCCTAATTTGTCCACAGTCACCACATATTAACTTGCATAATAAGTTCTTTAAAAGTGTTATCTTCTTTTGCCAGCTGTCTTTAATGGAAGGAACCTGCCAAGGCCTTCCCCAGGCTACCCACGCTCACAGACACTGGTTATGGTTTACCAAATGCCCACTGTGACCCAGACCGTGCTGAGCAGGCTCACACTCATCTCATGAAAAGTCTGTCCATCTCTTTAGCCTTCACAGCTCTGCAACGTGGacattcttcccccccccccgcccccaccactgcACTGGAGGAGTTCAGATTCAGAGAGGCAGATAACTTTCCTGGGGCCACTCAGCTAGAAAGACATACTGGTACCCCTTGCATGTCTGACTCCAAGGCCCAGTCTTCACCACCACAACTTTGCTGAGAGAGGGGCAGTGACTTGTCCAGGATCACCCAACCAGGGAAGGTAGTCTGGctctctgccccatccctgcccACCTGGTAGGATGCGATGTCAGCCTGATGACGGTCCTCCAGCTCAGAGCGCTGCCTCTCAAGTGAGTCCTTGGTGCCTTTGAGAGCCTCCAGCTCTGTGGTCCTGGCCTGTAGCTGGCGGCGGTACTCTGTTATCTCCTCCTGTGCTGAGCGCATGGCATCTGTGTTCATCTTGGCTGCCTCTGATAGTCGGTCCAGCCTCActgggggagaaggagacaggGCACAGAGTTTGACACACCTGGATTTGGATTCTAGTGCCCAGATCCCAAAGGTGACACACATGGGTTGAAGACCTACTGAGTGCCTGGTGCCATCCTGGATTCTTAACATACCCTCTCGTTTGTGATAGGCAAATTACTACTGTCCAAGGCCAGCTAGTAATATGCAGCAGATTCAAATCTAGTGTCTATCTGGTTCCAAAAATGAGACTGCCTCCCCCAATTCGGGATCTGAAACCCCACAGGACAGAGGAAGCCCCCAGTTCTGGTCCTAATACCTGGTTCAGCTCCCCAGCAAGGGCTGGCAGTGCTGGGGATTCAGACGTAAAACTTGGCCAACAGGGCTTACCTCTGACCTTGTGGCTGATCAAGTTAATGAGCCTGTGACCTTTGGAGGCATGAAGGTGCTGTGAGCCACTGTGTAGCCATAGCCCCTTCCTTGTAGGTTTTGGCTGTGGAGAGCCCAACGTCACTGCAGAGCCTGGGGCCCACGTGCCAGcgtctctgtcccttcccccacctggcTGTGCATTCTCTAGCACAGGAGTCCTTGTGTCAATGGCAGCCACACCCTGGTCCCTGTGAGCAATGGGCTGCTGGTTCCCAGAAGATCTTCTAGGACTATTGGAGGTCTGGAGACTAGTCTACATCTCCTGAAAGTGAATATCGTGAATCCCAAGATAGTAAAACCCAGGGCCTGAGTCTTGGGAGAGTGaggagggggggaagggaagcCAGCTGGGTGGGCCAGAAGTCCTGGGATGGTTTGTCTGTGTAAAGGACAAAGCCCAAGATAGCAGAGAGGTTTGCTCTGGGAGGAGTCTTGCCgcagagatgggggaggagaagggactgCCActgcaaaggagaggaaaagtaaTGGGGAAAACCATGCATCTGAGTCCCAGCTTTCCTGGCTTTCCCTGCTAGTGTTGGCTCAAGACTTAGAAACCATCAAGGTGGGTGAGGATTTTTACCCATGTGGACCACAGACCTGTCTGAAAAATCGCTGGAGCTTCTGCACCCTCTCCCAAGGAAAATGCAAGTTTTACACAGTTTCAGGAAGTATCACGTTGCTCCCCCTGAGTAAGAGGCTCAGCTGgtcaaccccctcccctctcaagccccaaagaaatgaaaaccagagaaggcaagcattgcccaaggtcaccctgcAGCTGCTGGGTACAGCTTCAGAGCTGCTGCAGCTGCAATCTAGCTGACTCAGAGCAGCACGGAGTTGGAGGGGGGAGCTTGAGAAGCTTCCAGCTTCTCAAGGGGAGAGAGGACATTAAGGGGCCACCGCAGCCTCATGCACCCATTGGTTGGGGTGATGATATCTCCCAGGAAGAAAGGATGTGAGAATGCCTCACTGGGGAGGAGCCTGATAGGGGTCTGGAGAATGAGGTCCCCTGCAGAGTGCAGGCAAGGGGGATGAACAGTGTTGGGCAGGGAAGGCATGTTACTTTGAAGGGCAAAGGGTCCCCAGTGCCTGTAACTAGAAACTGGCACTGCTTTGGAACTGTAGAAGGAACCTGATGGAAAGGGGCCCTTGGAGTGGGGTTACCTAATCTTGGGCGGGGGCAACAGAGGGGACCCAGAGTCTCAGGACAGATATAAGGACCCTGGAGGAGGGCAGCCAAAGGACAACCCAGAATTTCAAGGAAGGGAGAGGGTGTCTCCAGAGACCCGGGGTGAAGCTGTTATTTAACGAAGAGGAACGCACTTTGCAGGGAGAAGCTGAACAGCACACCCTCCAGCCCAGCCACCTGCACACAAAGTGCACCCGGCCCGGCCAGGAGggggcgccccctcccccacgcgCCTACGAACCTCGGAACCACTCCTCCGACTGCAGTGTGCTCTGCACCGCGTGGCCTTCAAGTTGCGCGCGGATCTCGCGCAGCGCCGACGTCACGTCGCACTTCAGGGCGTCCCGCGCCTCGGCCTGCGCCAGCGCCTGCGCGGCGCCGCTGCCCTGGATCTGGCCGAGCAGCTCACCCACCTCCTCCTGGTGGTGACGCCGCAGGTAGCCGCACTCTTCCTGCAGCGCCTGCGCCTTCTTCTGCAGCTCGACGCGCGCCGCCTCAGCCTCCTGCGCAAAGCGCGCGAGTGCGCGCGCCGCCGCCTCGACTTCCTCCCGCTGCCGGGCCTCGTCGTCTAGGCGCTGGCGCACGTGTGCGATGTCTTCGAGCAGGTGCTCCTGCTCCAGGCGCAGCTGGCCGCGCGCCGCGCCCAGGCGCAGCACAGCGCCGCGCATCTCGCGCACCTCTCGCTCGTACAGCTCGCCCATGGCGGCGCGGCCAGCGTGCTGCTGCCGCAGGGCCGCCGCCTCGCCTTCCAGGCTGCGGTTGTGAGCCTCGAGCTGCCGCACCTTGTCGATGTAGCCTGCGAAGCGGTCGTTCAGCGCCTGCAGCTGCTCCTTCTCGCTGCGGGCCGCTGCTGCTGCCACCACGCAGCCCTCTGGTCCGTTGCTCAGTGTGTCTAGCGAGTCGGTGCTTGAGGTGGCTGCTGCGCCGCGGAAGCGGCCCGGGGAGGCCGACACGGAGCTCACGGATGTCCGCGCCCAGGAGTGGAAGCCACTGGATGAACCGGCAGCAGAGCGCGCTCCGCCCGCGCCGCCCTTGCGGGCCAGCGCGTAGTGCAGGCTGCCGCCTCCATGTAGCGGCGCGAACGGGGCGCCCAGCAGCGCGTCCGCGCCGCTGAAGCTCATCATGGCCGGAGCAGGTGCGGCCGCCGGCGGAGGGGGATACCCAAGGCCAGGACGGGGCGGGCGGCACTGCGGCAGTACGGTGGATGCCGGCCTTTTTATAGAAGCCCGGTCGGGTCCAGCCCCTTGgcagtggcggggagggggcaggggaggagggccccgccctctctgcctcctcccccgcTGCCGGGGCCAGGCCGCTCCGCCGCAGTgagaggggcggggcagggggactCAGGAGTGAAGGGGAATCGACGCGGCGTCAGTGGAGCACCCCGAGGTCGGGTGAGGGGGTAGAGGACTCCTGGAGTGGAACGGCGGGGACCCCTGGGTGCGAATCAGAAGACCCTGCTACTGTGTTCGGAAATAGAGAAGGGGCCCGAAATAGGGAGAGGACAAGGAGTCCTGGTGGGAATAGGGGCAGGGTGCCTTTGGGATGGAGCGATGAATGACTCTGTAGTCAGTAGGATGAGGAGGCCCTTGAATGAGAGGGGGGCACAAGATTTTCCTGAAAGTTAGAGAGTACCTCAGGATAGGGGGTGCAGCGTGTCTGGAGCCAGCCCGGAATAGGGGAGGAAGCAAAGTAATCCTAAATGGACTCATGGTGGATGCTACAGAAGGTAGAGATAGAAGACTCCTGAATGGAGTTACTCTTTCCCTAATAGCTAGGAAACCATCAGGAGGAAATGCAGCCGGCTGCGGAATAGGGGAAGGGGACTTGGAGTTGGGAAGGGCGGCAAGGCTACCCTGAATTGGGGGTATGGAAGACACCTcagaggatggagagagggaaaccaGGATGGGAGACACAGTGGTCTCTGCAGTATAGGAGGAGGGAGACCCTGCAGCTGGCCCCAGCAAGGAGGGCCCTCGGTGAAGGAGGCAGAGAGTCCCCTGAATAGGCAGGAGGAATGTGGGCTGTGTGAGGGTCAGAGAACCCAGAGTGGCGGTTCTGTGGGGACTGGGCATGAAGTTGGGGGAGCTAGCgcctgtgtggggtggggagaagtgacAGGTGTCCTAGGAGTCATTCAGGCCAGGGTCTACACTCTGAGGTCAGCTCCACAGTCACCTGGCCaaatgaccttggacaagatgtgtccccacccccctggttttcccatctgtaccaAGAGGGGTCTTGCCCTGAGATAGGCTGCAACTAGAGACCCCCAGCAGCTTCTGCTTTGGGGGAGTCTATTGCTGAACTAGGGAAAGGAAGCCCATATACTGCCCATGGACGCAGCAGCCACTTAACTAGGAagtccttctttctccctctttcctcctcattTCCTCCACTTTGACTTGtcatccctcccccaacccccacaacAGAGAAGAGGGTGCAGTGATAGGCATCCCTTCTAGCCCCCAGTGAAGTGGTGGGATGCTTTCAGGACACCAAAATCCCTTACCACCACAATCCCTAATGGGGGGTCAGATAGAAAAAGGGGTCCCTGGGATTTGGGGTGCTCTGCAACTgctggtgttatatcacttttTCTTGGGCTTTCATTCTCTTGTGAAATGCCTTGGGAGTGCGGGAGGGCTGTGTCTGGTGCTTCAGCACCGAGGACAGGGCCTGCTCCTCCTGGAGAGAAAGGGGTTAATCTCTGCCTTTAccttggagggggagaggag includes:
- the NEFH gene encoding LOW QUALITY PROTEIN: neurofilament heavy polypeptide (The sequence of the model RefSeq protein was modified relative to this genomic sequence to represent the inferred CDS: inserted 2 bases in 1 codon); amino-acid sequence: MMSFSGADALLGAPFAPLHGGGSLHYALARKGGAGGARSAAGSSSGFHSWARTSVSSVSASPGRFRGAAATSSTDSLDTLSNGPEGCVVAAAAARSEKEQLQALNDRFAGYIDKVRQLEAHNRSLEGEAAALRQQHAGRAAMGELYEREVREMRGAVLRLGAARGQLRLEQEHLLEDIAHVRQRLDDEARQREEVEAAARALARFAQEAEAARVELQKKAQALQEECGYLRRHHQEEVGELLGQIQGSGAAQALAQAEARDALKCDVTSALREIRAQLEGHAVQSTLQSEEWFRVRLDRLSEAAKMNTDAMRSAQEEITEYRRQLQARTTELEALKGTKDSLERQRSELEDRHQADIASYQEAIQQLDAELRNTKWEMAAQLREYQDLLNVKMALDIEIAAYRKLLEGEECRIGFGPSPFSLPEGLPKIPSISTHIKVKSEEKIKVVEKSEKETVILEEQTEEIQVTEEVTEEEEKEAKEEKGKEEEAEGGEEEMKSPPAEEAASPEKEEAKSPVGAKSPVKEEAKSPAEAKSPVKEEAKSPEKAKSPMKEEAKSPTEAKSPVKEEAKSPAEVKSPEKAKSPVKEEAKSPTEVKSPEKAKSPAKEEAKSPVEAKSPEKAKSPVKEEVKSPEKAKSPVKEEAKSPEKAKSPVKEEAKSPEKAKSPXXXXSPVKEEAKSPEKAKSPEKAKSPVKEEAKSPEKAKTLDVKSPEAKTPAREEVRSPADIKSPEKAKSPVKEEVKSPEKVKSPVKEETKAPEKEVTKKEEAKSPIKEEEKSQEVKVKEPPKKVEEEKAPATPKTEEKKDSKKDELPKEAPKPEAQEKKEPAVEKPKESKVEAKKEAEDKKKAVTPEKEAPAKVKEEAKPKEKAEVAKKEQDDAKAKERSKAAEKEPEKPKKEETPAAPEKKDVKEAKKPEEKPKAEAQAKEEPSKEAPTPGKAKTEKAEKSSSTDQKDSRPPEKTTEDKASKAEK